One Yoonia sp. BS5-3 genomic window carries:
- a CDS encoding Re/Si-specific NAD(P)(+) transhydrogenase subunit alpha: protein MKIGTPKEIFEGEDRVAMTPASAKDLQKLGYDCVIETGAGAAAGFSDKAYKDAGVSVVKTAAALFKAADIVAKVRPPEDVEVKRLRDGQTLISFFYPAQNAELMEAANKKGATVIAMDMVPRISRAQKMDALSSMANIAGYRAVIEAGNNFGRFFTGQVTAAGKVPPAKVLVVGAGVAGLAAIGTATSLGAITYAFDVRPEVAEQVESMGAEFVFLDFDEEQQDGSATGGYAAVSSPEFAAAQLAKFREIAPDMDIVITTALIPGRDAPELWTKDMVDAMKPGSVIIDLAAERGGNCKLTVKDEKIVTDNGVTIVGYTDFPSRMAAQSSTLYATNIRHMMTDLTPEKDGVPVHDMDDDVIRGATATHKGEITFPPPPPKVAAIAAAPKKEAPKELTPEEKRAEEIAAFKQQTKNQVTLLVVGAVLLLGVGLVAPASFMQHFIVFVLSVFVGFQVIWGVAHSLHTPLMAVTNAISSIIILGALTQIGSGSFLVILLAALAVFMTGINIFGGFLVTRRMLAMFQKS, encoded by the coding sequence GTGAAAATCGGGACACCAAAAGAGATATTTGAGGGCGAGGATCGCGTCGCGATGACACCCGCCTCGGCCAAGGATTTGCAAAAACTAGGCTATGATTGCGTCATCGAAACCGGCGCGGGTGCTGCTGCCGGGTTTTCTGACAAAGCCTATAAAGACGCCGGTGTTTCGGTGGTGAAAACCGCAGCTGCGCTGTTCAAAGCTGCCGATATCGTGGCCAAGGTCCGCCCGCCTGAAGATGTTGAAGTCAAGCGGCTGCGCGATGGCCAGACGTTGATCTCCTTCTTCTACCCCGCCCAAAACGCCGAACTGATGGAAGCCGCCAATAAGAAAGGCGCCACCGTCATCGCCATGGACATGGTGCCCCGCATCAGCCGGGCACAGAAAATGGACGCGCTGTCTTCCATGGCCAATATCGCAGGCTACCGGGCTGTGATTGAGGCGGGAAACAACTTTGGCCGGTTCTTTACTGGTCAGGTCACCGCCGCCGGGAAAGTCCCGCCCGCCAAAGTGCTGGTTGTGGGCGCCGGGGTCGCCGGTCTTGCAGCTATCGGCACGGCCACATCGCTGGGCGCGATCACCTATGCCTTTGACGTGCGGCCCGAAGTGGCCGAACAGGTTGAATCCATGGGCGCTGAGTTTGTCTTCCTCGATTTTGACGAAGAACAACAAGACGGATCGGCGACAGGCGGTTATGCGGCTGTGTCATCCCCGGAATTCGCGGCGGCCCAGCTGGCCAAATTCCGCGAAATCGCGCCTGACATGGATATCGTGATCACCACCGCCTTGATCCCAGGTCGCGACGCGCCTGAGCTTTGGACCAAAGACATGGTTGATGCGATGAAACCCGGTTCCGTGATCATCGACCTTGCGGCAGAGCGTGGCGGAAACTGCAAACTGACCGTCAAGGACGAAAAGATCGTCACCGACAACGGCGTCACAATCGTGGGCTACACCGACTTCCCAAGCCGAATGGCCGCGCAGTCGTCCACGCTGTATGCGACAAACATCCGCCACATGATGACCGACCTGACGCCTGAAAAAGACGGCGTGCCGGTCCATGACATGGACGACGATGTGATCCGAGGGGCCACGGCCACGCATAAAGGTGAAATCACCTTCCCGCCGCCACCGCCCAAGGTCGCGGCGATCGCAGCGGCACCGAAAAAAGAAGCGCCAAAGGAACTGACGCCCGAAGAAAAGCGGGCCGAAGAAATCGCGGCCTTCAAACAGCAAACCAAAAACCAAGTCACGCTTTTGGTTGTGGGTGCTGTCTTGCTGCTGGGCGTCGGGCTCGTCGCACCGGCAAGCTTTATGCAGCATTTCATTGTGTTTGTGCTGTCGGTGTTTGTGGGCTTTCAGGTCATCTGGGGCGTCGCACACAGCCTGCACACGCCATTGATGGCGGTGACCAACGCGATTTCGTCGATCATCATTCTGGGGGCGCTGACACAAATCGGGTCAGGGTCATTCCTTGTGATCCTTTTGGCCGCGCTGGCTGTCTTTATGACCGGCATCAACATTTTTGGCGGCTTCCTTGTGACACGGCGTATGCTCGCCATGTTCCAGAAATCTTAA
- a CDS encoding SDR family oxidoreductase — MEHAGKHALVTGGGTGIGEGIAVALAQAGAEVTITGRRANKLEAVAATHDRLHAVVMDVDDEASVRDGIAAAAAARGPVQICVANAGIAEGGPFEKTSLAAWRKTMTTNLDGVFLTFQAAMATLAPDDPARMIVVSSIAGVRGLKNAIPYTVTKHGVIGLIRGLSEEFMRRPITFNALCPGYVDTAIVQNQIPGLMKRFGVDEEGAIAAIAKGNRHQRLLEVDETTTAAMWLCSEGARSVNGQTIQISGGQV; from the coding sequence ATGGAACATGCAGGTAAACACGCGCTGGTCACTGGCGGCGGAACGGGGATTGGCGAAGGCATCGCCGTGGCCTTGGCGCAGGCCGGGGCTGAGGTTACGATCACGGGTCGCCGTGCTAATAAGCTGGAGGCCGTTGCGGCCACCCACGACCGCCTGCATGCCGTGGTCATGGATGTGGATGATGAGGCCTCTGTCCGCGATGGCATCGCCGCTGCCGCTGCGGCCCGGGGTCCGGTGCAAATTTGCGTGGCCAATGCGGGCATCGCCGAAGGTGGCCCGTTTGAGAAAACCAGCCTTGCTGCTTGGCGCAAGACCATGACCACCAATCTCGATGGTGTGTTCCTAACATTTCAGGCGGCCATGGCCACCCTTGCCCCGGATGATCCCGCCCGGATGATTGTGGTCAGCTCAATCGCGGGCGTGCGTGGGCTGAAGAATGCGATTCCATATACCGTCACCAAACACGGTGTCATCGGCTTGATCCGTGGGTTGTCCGAGGAATTCATGCGCCGCCCGATCACCTTTAACGCGCTCTGTCCTGGCTATGTGGACACCGCCATTGTCCAAAACCAGATCCCCGGACTGATGAAGCGCTTTGGCGTTGATGAAGAAGGCGCGATTGCCGCCATCGCCAAGGGTAATCGCCACCAACGCTTGTTGGAGGTGGATGAGACGACGACGGCGGCCATGTGGCTGTGCTCGGAGGGAGCGCGCAGTGTGAATGGGCAGACGATCCAGATCTCTGGTGGTCAGGTTTAA
- a CDS encoding NAD(P)(+) transhydrogenase (Re/Si-specific) subunit beta: MEYGFTTAAYVVAAVLFILSLGGLSNQESAKRAVWYGIAGMALAVFATLVGPGSGLWLFSIVLIAGGGVIGYQLATKVQMTQMPELVAAMHSLVGLAAVLVGLIAHITIGNVADPKLLLGERLGAFTALIADKSAIEISILRVELFLGIFIGAITFTGSVVAYGKLAGKVDSAATKLPGGHMLNIGAAAVSLIALIWYFNTGGFFPLFLMTLAALFIGYHLIMGIGGADMPVVVSMLNSYSGWAAAAIGFSLGNDLLIVVGALVGSSGAILSYIMCKAMNRSFISVILGGFGGPAGEQMAVEGEQVAIDADGVATALNEADSVIIIPGYGMAVAQAQTAVAELVRKLRAKGKNVRFAIHPVAGRLPGHMNVLLAEAKVPYDIVMEMDEINEDFPETDVAIVIGSNDIVNPAAQDDPNSPIAGMPVLECWKAKQVFVSKRGQGTGYSGIENPLFFKDNTRMFYGDAKASLDALLPKID, encoded by the coding sequence ATGGAATACGGTTTTACAACAGCGGCTTACGTCGTCGCAGCAGTTCTTTTCATCCTGTCATTGGGTGGGCTCTCCAACCAGGAAAGCGCCAAGCGCGCGGTCTGGTATGGCATCGCGGGCATGGCTCTGGCCGTCTTTGCGACGCTTGTGGGTCCGGGCTCTGGCCTTTGGCTGTTCTCGATCGTCCTGATCGCAGGCGGCGGGGTCATTGGTTATCAATTGGCGACCAAAGTGCAGATGACGCAGATGCCCGAATTGGTTGCTGCGATGCACTCTTTGGTTGGTCTGGCAGCGGTGCTTGTCGGACTGATCGCGCATATCACCATTGGCAACGTCGCTGATCCTAAGCTGCTGTTAGGTGAGCGTTTGGGGGCATTTACCGCCTTGATTGCCGACAAATCAGCTATCGAGATCAGCATCCTACGGGTCGAGTTGTTCCTTGGGATTTTCATCGGCGCGATTACGTTCACCGGCTCTGTCGTTGCTTATGGCAAGTTGGCAGGCAAAGTCGACTCAGCGGCCACCAAGCTTCCTGGTGGCCATATGTTGAACATCGGCGCGGCGGCCGTGTCCCTGATCGCACTGATCTGGTACTTCAACACCGGCGGGTTCTTCCCGCTGTTCCTGATGACCTTGGCCGCGCTCTTTATCGGGTATCACCTGATCATGGGGATCGGCGGGGCGGATATGCCTGTCGTTGTCTCCATGCTGAACAGCTATTCCGGCTGGGCGGCGGCGGCCATTGGCTTCAGCCTTGGCAATGATCTGTTGATCGTTGTGGGCGCGCTTGTCGGGTCCTCGGGCGCGATCCTGTCTTACATCATGTGTAAAGCGATGAACCGGTCGTTCATCAGCGTGATCCTGGGCGGCTTTGGCGGCCCCGCAGGTGAGCAGATGGCCGTGGAAGGCGAACAGGTTGCCATTGACGCCGACGGCGTTGCCACAGCCTTGAACGAAGCTGACAGTGTGATCATCATCCCGGGCTACGGGATGGCCGTGGCACAGGCGCAAACGGCGGTGGCGGAATTGGTGCGTAAACTGCGCGCCAAGGGCAAAAACGTGCGTTTTGCGATCCACCCTGTGGCCGGGCGTCTGCCCGGGCATATGAACGTGCTGCTGGCGGAAGCCAAAGTGCCCTATGACATCGTGATGGAAATGGACGAGATCAACGAGGACTTCCCTGAAACGGACGTCGCCATTGTGATTGGGTCCAATGACATCGTGAACCCGGCCGCACAGGACGACCCAAACAGCCCTATCGCGGGGATGCCCGTGCTGGAATGCTGGAAAGCCAAGCAGGTGTTTGTGTCCAAGCGTGGGCAGGGAACGGGCTATTCAGGCATCGAAAACCCGCTGTTCTTCAAAGACAATACGCGGATGTTCTACGGGGACGCAAAAGCGTCGCTTGACGCGCTTCTGCCCAAGATCGACTAG
- a CDS encoding isoprenylcysteine carboxylmethyltransferase family protein: MKWIDIPPVWLGLALVFTWWTGILQPSALRMDLPILDLLGGLLVGGGLVLMGLAFVEMRKQRTTVIPHMEASHLVTTGIFARTRNPIYLGDALVLAGLALRWDAPLALVLVPVFMFTITQRFIIPEEARLRRAFRADFARYCQNTRRWM, from the coding sequence ATGAAGTGGATCGACATCCCCCCGGTTTGGCTTGGGCTGGCCCTTGTGTTCACGTGGTGGACGGGCATCTTGCAACCCAGCGCGCTACGCATGGACCTGCCCATTTTGGATTTGCTGGGCGGGCTTCTTGTGGGCGGTGGGCTGGTTTTGATGGGGTTGGCTTTTGTTGAGATGCGCAAACAACGCACGACCGTCATTCCCCATATGGAGGCCAGCCATCTGGTCACCACCGGCATCTTCGCACGCACGCGCAACCCGATCTATCTGGGCGACGCGCTGGTGCTGGCGGGGTTGGCCTTGCGGTGGGATGCGCCACTCGCGCTGGTTCTTGTGCCGGTTTTCATGTTCACGATCACGCAACGCTTCATCATCCCCGAAGAGGCGCGACTGCGGCGGGCGTTTCGCGCGGATTTTGCCCGCTATTGCCAAAATACACGCCGCTGGATGTGA
- a CDS encoding phospholipase D-like domain-containing protein, which translates to MPVQAGAITLFMGPDTVGAPDSLEAPIIDFIGAAQSELLVSVQELDHRPIAEALIAARRRGVRIQVILEQDYLREAKTPADDGLGTQEINRELLTRILRVGVDAKADYNPNIFHQKFIVRDRSATLTGSTNFTTTGVTKNLNHLAIIDDIEVAREYAREFRQMRKGIFGKRSLETPRKPLENHFVSGIRIKPLFAPDHAPEMEFIKQMIKAETRIDFAAFTFAQSSGIDDALVNARQKGLQVTGVLDRRQANQSWAAKHTLQAGDVTLHRNRTGTGVRKVHHKLMVIDDQLTIIGSFNYTGPANLLNDENIIVFGDLDLPDGQARDDQARLALYARAEIDRIITHQGEPIPLPD; encoded by the coding sequence ATGCCCGTCCAAGCAGGTGCGATTACGCTTTTCATGGGGCCCGATACGGTCGGGGCCCCCGACAGTCTTGAGGCCCCGATCATCGATTTCATCGGGGCCGCGCAGTCCGAACTTTTGGTTTCGGTGCAAGAGCTCGACCACCGGCCCATTGCCGAAGCCTTGATCGCGGCACGCAGGCGCGGGGTCCGCATCCAGGTCATCCTGGAACAAGACTACCTGCGCGAGGCCAAAACGCCTGCTGACGATGGGCTTGGCACCCAAGAGATTAACCGCGAGCTGCTGACGCGCATCCTGCGGGTCGGGGTGGACGCCAAGGCGGATTATAACCCTAACATCTTCCACCAGAAATTCATCGTGCGGGATCGGTCGGCGACGCTGACAGGCTCAACCAATTTCACCACAACCGGGGTGACCAAGAACCTGAACCATTTGGCGATTATCGATGACATCGAGGTCGCCCGCGAATATGCCCGCGAATTCCGGCAGATGCGCAAGGGAATATTTGGGAAACGTAGCTTAGAGACGCCGCGCAAACCGCTTGAAAATCACTTCGTCAGCGGGATCCGGATCAAACCGCTTTTCGCGCCGGATCATGCGCCAGAAATGGAATTCATCAAACAGATGATCAAGGCCGAAACCCGGATCGACTTTGCAGCCTTCACCTTTGCGCAGTCGTCAGGGATTGACGACGCCTTGGTGAACGCGCGGCAAAAGGGGCTACAGGTGACAGGGGTGCTGGACCGGAGGCAGGCGAACCAATCATGGGCGGCCAAACATACGTTGCAGGCGGGGGATGTGACCCTGCACCGGAACAGGACCGGGACAGGGGTGCGCAAGGTGCATCACAAGCTGATGGTCATTGATGACCAGCTGACGATCATCGGCAGCTTCAATTACACCGGGCCTGCGAACCTGCTGAACGACGAAAACATCATCGTTTTTGGTGATCTTGATCTGCCCGATGGCCAAGCGCGCGATGATCAGGCCCGCCTGGCGCTTTATGCTCGGGCCGAAATCGACCGGATCATCACGCACCAGGGCGAGCCCATTCCGCTACCTGATTAG
- the kynU gene encoding kynureninase, translating to MTDFAATKALFHLPEGMIYLDGNSLGPLPKTTAARVAQCVTDEWGEKLITGWNKAGWMAQPTALGDRVGRLIGAEPGHVVLGDTLSIKVYQALAAAVDLMPDRRVILTDSGNFPSDIYMAEGLIKSLDRGFELRVVAPEDVAANLTDEVAVLMLTQVDYRTGRLHDMAALTAAAHGVGAVIVWDLAHTAGALPVDVAGCQADFAVGCTYKYLNAGPGAPAFIYVAPRHVAGCQPALSGWLGHEAPFAFDLDYRPGPAIERMRVGTPPVLQMAALDAAMVIWDQVNMQALRAASIALSERFIKGVEATCPMLTLASPRDPAQRGSQVSFHFENGYAAMQACIARDVVGDFRAPDIMRFGITPLFIDAADIDRAVAVIAEVMDGRLWDTPAYMQKAAVT from the coding sequence ATGACAGATTTCGCGGCCACCAAGGCCCTGTTTCATCTACCTGAAGGCATGATCTATCTGGACGGCAACTCTTTGGGTCCTTTGCCCAAAACCACGGCCGCCCGCGTTGCCCAATGTGTTACGGATGAGTGGGGCGAAAAGCTGATTACCGGTTGGAACAAGGCCGGTTGGATGGCCCAGCCCACAGCTTTGGGCGACCGCGTTGGCCGTCTGATCGGGGCGGAGCCGGGCCATGTGGTCTTGGGCGATACCTTGTCGATCAAGGTCTATCAGGCGCTTGCTGCCGCAGTTGATCTGATGCCCGATCGCCGTGTGATCCTGACCGATAGCGGCAATTTTCCCTCTGACATCTATATGGCGGAAGGGCTGATCAAATCGCTTGATCGCGGCTTTGAACTGCGCGTGGTGGCCCCGGAAGATGTCGCCGCAAATCTGACTGATGAAGTCGCGGTGCTGATGTTGACCCAAGTGGATTATCGCACCGGGCGTCTGCACGATATGGCCGCGCTGACTGCCGCCGCACATGGCGTTGGTGCCGTGATCGTTTGGGATCTGGCCCATACCGCCGGAGCCCTGCCTGTGGATGTGGCCGGGTGTCAGGCCGATTTTGCGGTGGGCTGCACCTATAAATACCTCAACGCCGGCCCCGGCGCGCCTGCGTTTATCTATGTCGCGCCCCGTCATGTGGCGGGTTGCCAGCCCGCGTTGTCGGGATGGTTAGGGCATGAGGCCCCCTTTGCCTTTGATCTGGATTATCGCCCTGGGCCCGCGATTGAACGTATGCGCGTTGGGACGCCGCCCGTGTTGCAAATGGCCGCCCTTGATGCCGCTATGGTGATCTGGGATCAGGTTAATATGCAGGCGCTGCGCGCGGCATCAATCGCCCTATCCGAGCGCTTTATCAAAGGGGTTGAGGCCACCTGCCCGATGCTGACCCTTGCCAGCCCGCGCGATCCTGCGCAGCGCGGCAGTCAGGTGTCATTCCACTTTGAAAACGGGTATGCCGCCATGCAGGCCTGCATTGCCCGCGATGTCGTGGGGGATTTTCGCGCCCCCGACATCATGCGTTTTGGTATCACCCCACTGTTCATCGATGCCGCCGATATCGATCGCGCCGTTGCCGTGATTGCCGAAGTGATGGATGGGCGTCTGTGGGATACACCGGCCTATATGCAAAAGGCCGCCGTGACCTGA
- a CDS encoding ATP-binding protein, which produces MHSRLSNLITYVLRNNRASARPAIDPTEGEVMARRAFAVSRLTPPMMIANLLNAFSIPLVLHLEDQSRLDAYIWAIIVGTNACYFLFQIYRRRNKPFPKVLSQRVHRRAVIQAALLGALWAYPGLVMLPHLEGLAQAFLCAMAAGMVAGGAITLYPIPAAAYAFCGTVVVGSLAGFSRTAEPAFWGYALVSATFALIIYRSIARHERIFVSEFRLRKLLDRRNDHMGEMLEQAREEVRTERQLAEKRMLQTQKMEAIGQLTAGIAHDFNNLLTAVRGNAELLKLENDAQSDLIDPIIQSADSGAALVRQLLAFARKQTLAPAPVNTRQAISETAALLRRSLREDITVETQFEGTPWPIRIDPHLLSNALLNLGTNARDAMPQAGTITISTRNLAAESDFVRVSFCDTGTGMPEHVRERAIEPFFTTKEFGAGSGLGLSMVYGFVKQSGGDMSIEHAASGGVCVRLDLPRSYEMPDTPDDAPAPEGPAPETQSILLIEDNQVVMRTLLGILQSLGYAVTAVESVESARKVLADENPDILITDIVLPGGQWGSGFAREMAKTRPQMRILMISGFHSELASLGLEPHQGTLLAKPFSREQLEQALRTLQPSCME; this is translated from the coding sequence ATGCATTCCAGACTGTCCAATCTGATTACCTACGTTTTGCGAAACAACCGCGCCTCAGCGCGGCCTGCAATCGACCCGACCGAGGGCGAGGTGATGGCCCGCCGTGCCTTCGCCGTCTCACGTCTGACACCCCCGATGATGATCGCAAATTTGCTCAACGCGTTTTCCATTCCGCTCGTATTACACCTTGAGGATCAGTCACGCCTTGATGCCTATATCTGGGCGATCATTGTTGGCACGAATGCCTGTTATTTCCTGTTTCAGATCTATCGCAGACGCAACAAACCCTTTCCCAAGGTCTTGTCCCAACGCGTGCATCGCCGCGCGGTGATCCAGGCCGCGCTGCTGGGTGCACTCTGGGCCTATCCCGGCCTTGTGATGTTACCCCATCTTGAGGGGCTTGCGCAGGCTTTTCTATGTGCCATGGCCGCAGGCATGGTCGCGGGCGGCGCGATCACCCTTTATCCAATCCCGGCTGCGGCCTATGCGTTTTGCGGCACTGTCGTCGTGGGATCACTGGCCGGGTTCAGCCGGACGGCTGAGCCCGCTTTTTGGGGCTATGCTCTTGTATCGGCCACCTTTGCCCTGATCATCTATCGTAGCATCGCGCGTCACGAACGGATCTTTGTTTCGGAATTTCGGCTGCGCAAGCTGCTGGATCGCCGCAATGATCATATGGGCGAAATGCTAGAGCAGGCCCGCGAAGAGGTCCGCACCGAGCGCCAGCTTGCTGAAAAGCGTATGCTACAGACCCAAAAGATGGAGGCCATTGGCCAGCTGACCGCCGGGATTGCCCATGATTTCAACAACCTGCTGACCGCCGTGCGCGGCAATGCCGAATTGCTCAAGCTTGAGAATGACGCCCAATCCGACCTGATCGACCCGATCATTCAATCGGCTGACAGTGGGGCTGCATTGGTCCGCCAGTTGCTGGCCTTTGCCCGCAAACAGACCCTTGCCCCCGCCCCTGTGAACACCCGCCAGGCGATCTCGGAAACGGCCGCCCTGCTGCGTCGCAGCCTGCGCGAAGACATCACCGTTGAGACCCAATTCGAAGGCACCCCATGGCCGATCCGAATTGACCCGCATTTGCTGAGCAATGCCTTGCTGAACCTTGGCACCAATGCCCGCGATGCGATGCCCCAGGCGGGCACGATCACCATTTCAACACGCAATTTGGCCGCTGAGTCCGATTTCGTGCGCGTCAGTTTTTGCGACACCGGGACGGGCATGCCCGAACATGTGCGCGAACGCGCGATTGAGCCGTTTTTCACCACAAAGGAGTTTGGCGCAGGCAGCGGGTTGGGCCTGTCGATGGTTTACGGTTTTGTCAAACAATCCGGTGGCGACATGTCTATCGAACATGCGGCAAGCGGCGGTGTCTGCGTCCGGCTGGATCTGCCCCGCTCATACGAAATGCCTGATACGCCCGATGATGCCCCGGCCCCGGAAGGCCCCGCCCCCGAAACCCAAAGCATTCTGCTGATCGAGGACAATCAGGTGGTCATGCGCACCCTTTTGGGCATTCTTCAGTCACTGGGCTATGCCGTCACGGCAGTGGAAAGTGTCGAGAGTGCCCGCAAGGTTTTGGCGGATGAAAACCCGGATATTCTTATCACCGATATTGTGCTGCCGGGTGGTCAATGGGGCAGCGGCTTTGCCCGTGAAATGGCCAAAACCCGTCCGCAGATGCGCATCCTGATGATCTCGGGCTTTCATTCAGAATTGGCGTCATTGGGGTTAGAGCCGCATCAGGGCACCTTGCTGGCCAAGCCATTTAGCCGCGAGCAACTGGAGCAGGCACTGCGGACTTTGCAGCCATCTTGCATGGAGTAA
- a CDS encoding ABC transporter permease encodes MTDVSLSKTAPEGEEKPRSQWWDVWEQFSSHKGAMAGLIFLVFITLFCLVGPLLWDVDPGKLDVRNKDVRPIYTAIWDADAKTSWARPMGTDHLGRDIMANMMQGGRISLAVGWTAMVLAIVIGTLVGVLSGYFRRLDWALMRFTDLVLALPLLPLLLVMMLLFRDPLRAAFGPENGIFILIVVGIGITSWMQTARIVRGDVMALKEREFVLAARSIGTPPSKMITRHVLPNVLSPIMVSATLGLATAIITESALSFLGLGFPSDFPTWGKILFDSVDRMTAFPERVLWPGMAISLTVLAVNYIGDGLRDALDPRIRGV; translated from the coding sequence ATGACTGATGTGAGCCTTTCAAAAACCGCACCCGAGGGCGAAGAGAAGCCGCGCAGCCAGTGGTGGGACGTCTGGGAGCAATTCAGCAGCCATAAAGGCGCGATGGCTGGCCTGATCTTTTTGGTCTTCATTACCCTCTTTTGTCTGGTTGGCCCGCTGCTGTGGGATGTTGACCCGGGCAAGCTGGATGTTCGCAACAAGGATGTCCGCCCGATCTATACGGCGATCTGGGATGCCGATGCCAAAACAAGCTGGGCCCGCCCCATGGGCACCGACCATCTGGGCCGCGATATCATGGCCAATATGATGCAGGGCGGCCGGATCAGTCTGGCTGTTGGCTGGACCGCCATGGTCCTTGCGATCGTGATCGGCACATTGGTTGGCGTACTTTCGGGATATTTTCGCAGGCTTGATTGGGCGTTGATGCGCTTTACCGATCTGGTTCTCGCGCTTCCGCTATTGCCGCTCTTGCTGGTCATGATGCTGCTGTTCCGGGATCCGCTGCGCGCGGCCTTTGGCCCCGAAAACGGGATTTTCATACTGATCGTCGTCGGTATCGGCATCACATCATGGATGCAGACTGCCCGGATCGTTCGGGGCGATGTGATGGCCCTGAAAGAGCGCGAGTTTGTACTGGCTGCTCGGTCCATCGGCACCCCCCCAAGCAAGATGATCACCCGGCACGTGTTGCCGAATGTGCTGTCACCCATCATGGTTTCGGCCACCTTGGGTCTGGCCACCGCGATCATCACCGAAAGCGCCCTGTCTTTCCTTGGTCTTGGTTTTCCTTCAGACTTCCCCACATGGGGTAAGATCCTGTTTGACAGCGTTGACCGCATGACCGCCTTCCCTGAGCGTGTTTTGTGGCCCGGTATGGCCATTTCGCTGACGGTTCTGGCCGTGAATTATATTGGCGATGGCCTACGGGACGCGCTTGATCCACGTATCCGAGGGGTTTAA
- the yghX gene encoding YghX family hydrolase, protein MNHMTPKAPKARMTAKDFDQELLDLYDFYAHGKITKREFLDKAGKFAVGGVTAMALLNMLSPNYAMAEQVSFNDPDIVPEYIMYPSPNGHGEVRGYLVKPANATGPLPAVLVIHENRGLNPYIEDVARRVAKAGFMALAPDGLTSVGGYPGNDAEGRDLQRTVDGEKLMNDFFAGFEHLMERDDSTGKVGAVGFCYGGGVCNALAVAYPEMGASVPFYGRQASVEDVPKIQAPLMLQYGELDERINEGAPAYRAALEANDKVFEEHIYPDANHGFHNDSTPRYDEAMADLAWERTIGWFNTYLT, encoded by the coding sequence ATGAACCACATGACACCCAAAGCCCCTAAGGCCCGTATGACGGCAAAGGACTTTGATCAGGAACTTCTTGATCTGTATGATTTCTATGCCCACGGGAAAATCACCAAGCGCGAGTTTCTGGACAAGGCCGGCAAATTCGCCGTTGGCGGTGTGACCGCTATGGCCCTGCTCAATATGCTCAGCCCCAACTACGCCATGGCCGAGCAGGTTTCGTTCAACGACCCTGATATCGTACCTGAATACATCATGTACCCATCGCCCAATGGCCACGGTGAAGTGCGCGGCTATCTGGTCAAACCAGCCAATGCAACAGGCCCCCTGCCTGCCGTTTTGGTCATTCATGAGAACCGTGGTCTGAACCCCTACATCGAAGATGTGGCCCGGCGCGTTGCCAAGGCTGGCTTTATGGCATTGGCCCCCGATGGGTTGACCTCTGTGGGTGGTTACCCCGGCAATGACGCCGAAGGCCGTGATCTGCAGCGCACCGTGGATGGTGAGAAGTTGATGAATGACTTCTTTGCAGGCTTTGAACATCTGATGGAACGTGACGACAGCACCGGCAAAGTGGGCGCAGTAGGCTTCTGCTATGGCGGCGGTGTCTGTAATGCGCTGGCTGTGGCCTATCCGGAAATGGGTGCGTCAGTGCCGTTTTATGGCCGTCAAGCCTCCGTCGAGGATGTGCCAAAGATCCAGGCGCCACTGATGCTGCAATATGGTGAGCTGGACGAGCGCATCAACGAAGGTGCACCGGCCTATCGCGCAGCACTTGAGGCGAACGACAAGGTCTTTGAAGAGCACATCTACCCCGATGCCAACCACGGTTTCCACAATGACAGCACACCGCGCTATGACGAAGCGATGGCTGATCTGGCATGGGAACGCACCATTGGCTGGTTCAACACCTATCTGACCTAA